In Phocoena sinus isolate mPhoSin1 chromosome 10, mPhoSin1.pri, whole genome shotgun sequence, a single genomic region encodes these proteins:
- the PRICKLE1 gene encoding prickle-like protein 1 isoform X1, whose protein sequence is MELFNFVAWLLGSNPESSCFWEKQPLSDVLWLRSWLFDFVMMPLEMEPKMSKLAFGCQRSSTSDDDSGCALEEYAWVPPGLRPEQIQLYFACLPEEKVPYVNSPGEKHRIKQLLYQLPPHDNEVRYCQTLSEEEKKELQVFSAQRKKEALGRGTIKLLSRAVMHAVCEQCGLKINGGEIAVFASRAGPGVCWHPSCFVCCTCNELLVDLIYFYQDGKIHCGRHHAELLKPRCSACDEIIFADECTEAEGRHWHMKHFCCLECETVLGGQRYIMKDGRPFCCGCFESLYAEYCETCGEHIGVDHAQMTYDGRHWHATEACFSCAQCKTSLLGCPFLPKQGQIYCSKTCSLGEDVHASDSSDSAFQSARSRDSRRSVRMGKSSRSADQCRQSLLLSPALNYKFPGLSGNADDTLSRKLDDLSLSRQGASFVNEEFWKGRVEHETPEDPEEWAEHEDYMTQLLLKFGDKSLFQQQPNEMDIRASEHWISDNMVKNKTELKQNNQSLASKKYQSDMYWAQSQDGLGDSAYGSHPGPASSRRLQELDLDHGASGYNHDQTQWYEDSLECLSDLKPEQSVRDSMDSLALSNITGASVDGESKPRPSLYSLQNFEEIEAEDCEKMSNMGTLNSSMLHRSTESLKSLSSELCPEKILPEEKPVHLPVLRRSKSQSRPQQVKFSDDVIDNGSYENIEIRQPPMSERTRRRVYHFEERGPRSHHHRRRRSRKSRSDNALNLVTERKYSPKDGLRLYAPDNYEKFIQSKSAREIQAYVRNAELYGQYARAASSYTLRSPGGPRFLGLHGEDDGSWCSSTTSSSSDSEEEGYFLGQPIPQPRPQRYAYYTDDLSSPTSALPTPQFGQRTTKSKKKKGHKGKNCIIS, encoded by the exons ATGGAACTCTTCAACTTCGTTGCATGGCTTTTGGGGAGCAACCCCGAATCCTCGTGTTTCTGGGAAAAA CAGCCACTGTCTGATGTCCTGTGGCTGAGAAGCTGGCTGTTTGACTTTGTTATGATGCCTTTGGAGATGGAGCCCAAAATGAGCAAACTCGCCTTCGGGTGCCAGCGGAGCTCCACGTCCGATGACGACTCGGGCTGTGCGCTGGAGGAGTACGCCTGGGTCCCCCCAGGCCTCAGACCCGAGCAG atccAGCTCTATTTTGCTTGCTTACCAGAGGAAAAGGTTCCTTATGTTAACAGCCCTGGAGAGAAACACCGAATTAAACAGCTTTTGTACCAGTTGCCACCACATGATAATGAG GTGCGGTATTGCCAGACTTTGagtgaagaggagaaaaaagagttGCAAGTGTTCAGTGCTCAGCGGAAGAAAGAAGCACTCGGAAGAGGGACGATTAAACTTCTGTCCAGAGCAGTGATGCACGCTGTGTGCGAGCAG tgtgGGTTGAAAATAAATGGAGGTGAAATTGCAGTGTTTGCCTCTCGAGCGGGCCCTGGAGTATGCTGGCACCCATCCTGTTTTGTCTGCTGCACGTGCAACGAGCTGCTGGTCGACCTCATCTATTTTTATCAGGATGGAAAAATTCACTGTGGCCGGCACCATGCTGAGCTGCTCAAACCCCGGTGTTCAGCATGTGACGAG ATAATTTTTGCTGATGAGTGCACAGAAGCAGAGGGTCGCCATTGGCACATGAAACACTTCTGCTGCCTTGAGTGCGAGACGGTCCTGGGGGGACAGAGGTACATCATGAAGGACGGCCGCCCGTTCTGCTGCGGCTGCTTCGAGTCCCTGTACGCCGAGTACTGTGAGACCTGCGGCGAGCATATTG GTGTGGACCATGCGCAGATGACCTACGACGGGCGGCACTGGCACGCTACAGAGGCCTGCTTTTCCTGCGCCCAGTGCAAAACCTCTCTGTTGGGATGCCCCTTCCTTCCCAAACAAGGTCAGATTTATTGCTCAAAGACATGCAGCCTCGGTGAAGACGTCCATGCCTCGGATTCTTCGGACTCTGCGTTCCAGTCGGCTCGATCAAGAGACTCCAGAAGAAGTGTCCGGATGGGCAAAAGCAGCCGGTCAGCAGATCAGTGTCGACAGTCTCTCCTCTTGTCCCCTGCTCTGAACTACAAGTTCCCTGGCCTTTCAGGCAATGCCGACGACACCCTTTCTCGGAAACTGGATGATCTGAGTCTTTCCAGGCAAGGAGCAAGTTTCGTCAATGAAGAATTTTGGAAAGGCAGAGTAGAGCACGAAACCCCAGAAGACCCTGAAGAATGGGCTGAGCATGAAGATTATATGACGCAGCTGCTCCTCAAGTTTGGTGATAAAAGCCTCTTTCAGCAGCAGCCCAATGAGATGGACATTCGAGCCAGTGAGCACTGGATATCTGATAACATGGTTAAAAATAAGACCGAGTTAAAGCAAAATAACCAGAGCCTTGCAAGTAAAAAATACCAATCTGATATGTATTGGGCACAGTCACAAGATGGACTGGGCGATTCTGCTTATGGCAGCCACCCGGGCCCTGCGAGCAGTCGAAGGCTCCAGGAATTGGATCTGGACCATGGGGCTTCGGGATATAATCATGATCAAACACAGTGGTATGAAGATTCCCTGGAGTGTTTGTCAGACTTGAAACCAGAGCAGAGTGTTCGGGATTCTATGGATTCTTTGGCTTTGTCTAATATCACAG GGGCTTCGGTGGATGGAGAAAGCAAGCCAAGGCCATCGTTATATTCTCTGCAAAACTTCGAGGAAATAGAGGCAGAAGATTGTGAGAAAATGAGCAATATGGGGACTTTGAACTCTTCCATGCTGCACAGGAGCACAGAGTCCTTGAAGAGTCTCAGTTCAGAGTTGTGTCCAGAAAAAATCCTGCCTGAGGAGAAAccagtccacctgccagtgctcCGAAGGTCCAAGTCTCAGTCCAGGCCACAGCAGGTCAAGTTTTCGGATGATGTCATTGACAACGGAAGCTATGAGAACATCGAAATCCGGCAGCCCCCGATGAGTGAGAGAACTCGGAGACGGGTGTACCATTTTGAAGAAAGGGGACCCCGGTCTCATCACCATCGCCGCAGAAGAAGTAGGAAGTCCCGCTCGGACAATGCTTTGAACCTTGTTACAGAAAGAAAATACTCTCCCAAGGACGGGCTGCGGCTTTATGCCCCTGATAACTATGAGAAGTTTATCCAGAGTAAGAGCGCGCGGGAGATCCAGGCCTACGTGCGGAACGCTGAGCTCTACGGGCAGTACGCCCGTGCCGCTTCCAGCTATACCCTGCGGAGCCCGGGGGGACCTCGATTCCTGGGGCTCCATGGGGAAGACGACGGCTCTTGGTGCTCCTCcaccacctcttcctcctccgACTCAGAAGAAGAAGGATACTTTCTTGGACAACCAATTCCTCAGCCCCGGCCGCAGAGATATGCATACTATACAGACGACCTTTCTAGTCCAACTTCTGCACTCCCCACTCCTCAGTTTGGCCAGAGGACAactaaatccaagaagaaaaagggaCACAAGGGCAAAAACTGTATCATTTCTTAA
- the PRICKLE1 gene encoding prickle-like protein 1 isoform X2 — protein sequence MAVGAAGWRRGRHVQQPLSDVLWLRSWLFDFVMMPLEMEPKMSKLAFGCQRSSTSDDDSGCALEEYAWVPPGLRPEQIQLYFACLPEEKVPYVNSPGEKHRIKQLLYQLPPHDNEVRYCQTLSEEEKKELQVFSAQRKKEALGRGTIKLLSRAVMHAVCEQCGLKINGGEIAVFASRAGPGVCWHPSCFVCCTCNELLVDLIYFYQDGKIHCGRHHAELLKPRCSACDEIIFADECTEAEGRHWHMKHFCCLECETVLGGQRYIMKDGRPFCCGCFESLYAEYCETCGEHIGVDHAQMTYDGRHWHATEACFSCAQCKTSLLGCPFLPKQGQIYCSKTCSLGEDVHASDSSDSAFQSARSRDSRRSVRMGKSSRSADQCRQSLLLSPALNYKFPGLSGNADDTLSRKLDDLSLSRQGASFVNEEFWKGRVEHETPEDPEEWAEHEDYMTQLLLKFGDKSLFQQQPNEMDIRASEHWISDNMVKNKTELKQNNQSLASKKYQSDMYWAQSQDGLGDSAYGSHPGPASSRRLQELDLDHGASGYNHDQTQWYEDSLECLSDLKPEQSVRDSMDSLALSNITGASVDGESKPRPSLYSLQNFEEIEAEDCEKMSNMGTLNSSMLHRSTESLKSLSSELCPEKILPEEKPVHLPVLRRSKSQSRPQQVKFSDDVIDNGSYENIEIRQPPMSERTRRRVYHFEERGPRSHHHRRRRSRKSRSDNALNLVTERKYSPKDGLRLYAPDNYEKFIQSKSAREIQAYVRNAELYGQYARAASSYTLRSPGGPRFLGLHGEDDGSWCSSTTSSSSDSEEEGYFLGQPIPQPRPQRYAYYTDDLSSPTSALPTPQFGQRTTKSKKKKGHKGKNCIIS from the exons ATGGCTGTGGGAGCTGCAGGCTGGAGACGCGGCCGGCACGTCCAG CAGCCACTGTCTGATGTCCTGTGGCTGAGAAGCTGGCTGTTTGACTTTGTTATGATGCCTTTGGAGATGGAGCCCAAAATGAGCAAACTCGCCTTCGGGTGCCAGCGGAGCTCCACGTCCGATGACGACTCGGGCTGTGCGCTGGAGGAGTACGCCTGGGTCCCCCCAGGCCTCAGACCCGAGCAG atccAGCTCTATTTTGCTTGCTTACCAGAGGAAAAGGTTCCTTATGTTAACAGCCCTGGAGAGAAACACCGAATTAAACAGCTTTTGTACCAGTTGCCACCACATGATAATGAG GTGCGGTATTGCCAGACTTTGagtgaagaggagaaaaaagagttGCAAGTGTTCAGTGCTCAGCGGAAGAAAGAAGCACTCGGAAGAGGGACGATTAAACTTCTGTCCAGAGCAGTGATGCACGCTGTGTGCGAGCAG tgtgGGTTGAAAATAAATGGAGGTGAAATTGCAGTGTTTGCCTCTCGAGCGGGCCCTGGAGTATGCTGGCACCCATCCTGTTTTGTCTGCTGCACGTGCAACGAGCTGCTGGTCGACCTCATCTATTTTTATCAGGATGGAAAAATTCACTGTGGCCGGCACCATGCTGAGCTGCTCAAACCCCGGTGTTCAGCATGTGACGAG ATAATTTTTGCTGATGAGTGCACAGAAGCAGAGGGTCGCCATTGGCACATGAAACACTTCTGCTGCCTTGAGTGCGAGACGGTCCTGGGGGGACAGAGGTACATCATGAAGGACGGCCGCCCGTTCTGCTGCGGCTGCTTCGAGTCCCTGTACGCCGAGTACTGTGAGACCTGCGGCGAGCATATTG GTGTGGACCATGCGCAGATGACCTACGACGGGCGGCACTGGCACGCTACAGAGGCCTGCTTTTCCTGCGCCCAGTGCAAAACCTCTCTGTTGGGATGCCCCTTCCTTCCCAAACAAGGTCAGATTTATTGCTCAAAGACATGCAGCCTCGGTGAAGACGTCCATGCCTCGGATTCTTCGGACTCTGCGTTCCAGTCGGCTCGATCAAGAGACTCCAGAAGAAGTGTCCGGATGGGCAAAAGCAGCCGGTCAGCAGATCAGTGTCGACAGTCTCTCCTCTTGTCCCCTGCTCTGAACTACAAGTTCCCTGGCCTTTCAGGCAATGCCGACGACACCCTTTCTCGGAAACTGGATGATCTGAGTCTTTCCAGGCAAGGAGCAAGTTTCGTCAATGAAGAATTTTGGAAAGGCAGAGTAGAGCACGAAACCCCAGAAGACCCTGAAGAATGGGCTGAGCATGAAGATTATATGACGCAGCTGCTCCTCAAGTTTGGTGATAAAAGCCTCTTTCAGCAGCAGCCCAATGAGATGGACATTCGAGCCAGTGAGCACTGGATATCTGATAACATGGTTAAAAATAAGACCGAGTTAAAGCAAAATAACCAGAGCCTTGCAAGTAAAAAATACCAATCTGATATGTATTGGGCACAGTCACAAGATGGACTGGGCGATTCTGCTTATGGCAGCCACCCGGGCCCTGCGAGCAGTCGAAGGCTCCAGGAATTGGATCTGGACCATGGGGCTTCGGGATATAATCATGATCAAACACAGTGGTATGAAGATTCCCTGGAGTGTTTGTCAGACTTGAAACCAGAGCAGAGTGTTCGGGATTCTATGGATTCTTTGGCTTTGTCTAATATCACAG GGGCTTCGGTGGATGGAGAAAGCAAGCCAAGGCCATCGTTATATTCTCTGCAAAACTTCGAGGAAATAGAGGCAGAAGATTGTGAGAAAATGAGCAATATGGGGACTTTGAACTCTTCCATGCTGCACAGGAGCACAGAGTCCTTGAAGAGTCTCAGTTCAGAGTTGTGTCCAGAAAAAATCCTGCCTGAGGAGAAAccagtccacctgccagtgctcCGAAGGTCCAAGTCTCAGTCCAGGCCACAGCAGGTCAAGTTTTCGGATGATGTCATTGACAACGGAAGCTATGAGAACATCGAAATCCGGCAGCCCCCGATGAGTGAGAGAACTCGGAGACGGGTGTACCATTTTGAAGAAAGGGGACCCCGGTCTCATCACCATCGCCGCAGAAGAAGTAGGAAGTCCCGCTCGGACAATGCTTTGAACCTTGTTACAGAAAGAAAATACTCTCCCAAGGACGGGCTGCGGCTTTATGCCCCTGATAACTATGAGAAGTTTATCCAGAGTAAGAGCGCGCGGGAGATCCAGGCCTACGTGCGGAACGCTGAGCTCTACGGGCAGTACGCCCGTGCCGCTTCCAGCTATACCCTGCGGAGCCCGGGGGGACCTCGATTCCTGGGGCTCCATGGGGAAGACGACGGCTCTTGGTGCTCCTCcaccacctcttcctcctccgACTCAGAAGAAGAAGGATACTTTCTTGGACAACCAATTCCTCAGCCCCGGCCGCAGAGATATGCATACTATACAGACGACCTTTCTAGTCCAACTTCTGCACTCCCCACTCCTCAGTTTGGCCAGAGGACAactaaatccaagaagaaaaagggaCACAAGGGCAAAAACTGTATCATTTCTTAA
- the PRICKLE1 gene encoding prickle-like protein 1 isoform X3: MMPLEMEPKMSKLAFGCQRSSTSDDDSGCALEEYAWVPPGLRPEQIQLYFACLPEEKVPYVNSPGEKHRIKQLLYQLPPHDNEVRYCQTLSEEEKKELQVFSAQRKKEALGRGTIKLLSRAVMHAVCEQCGLKINGGEIAVFASRAGPGVCWHPSCFVCCTCNELLVDLIYFYQDGKIHCGRHHAELLKPRCSACDEIIFADECTEAEGRHWHMKHFCCLECETVLGGQRYIMKDGRPFCCGCFESLYAEYCETCGEHIGVDHAQMTYDGRHWHATEACFSCAQCKTSLLGCPFLPKQGQIYCSKTCSLGEDVHASDSSDSAFQSARSRDSRRSVRMGKSSRSADQCRQSLLLSPALNYKFPGLSGNADDTLSRKLDDLSLSRQGASFVNEEFWKGRVEHETPEDPEEWAEHEDYMTQLLLKFGDKSLFQQQPNEMDIRASEHWISDNMVKNKTELKQNNQSLASKKYQSDMYWAQSQDGLGDSAYGSHPGPASSRRLQELDLDHGASGYNHDQTQWYEDSLECLSDLKPEQSVRDSMDSLALSNITGASVDGESKPRPSLYSLQNFEEIEAEDCEKMSNMGTLNSSMLHRSTESLKSLSSELCPEKILPEEKPVHLPVLRRSKSQSRPQQVKFSDDVIDNGSYENIEIRQPPMSERTRRRVYHFEERGPRSHHHRRRRSRKSRSDNALNLVTERKYSPKDGLRLYAPDNYEKFIQSKSAREIQAYVRNAELYGQYARAASSYTLRSPGGPRFLGLHGEDDGSWCSSTTSSSSDSEEEGYFLGQPIPQPRPQRYAYYTDDLSSPTSALPTPQFGQRTTKSKKKKGHKGKNCIIS, encoded by the exons ATGATGCCTTTGGAGATGGAGCCCAAAATGAGCAAACTCGCCTTCGGGTGCCAGCGGAGCTCCACGTCCGATGACGACTCGGGCTGTGCGCTGGAGGAGTACGCCTGGGTCCCCCCAGGCCTCAGACCCGAGCAG atccAGCTCTATTTTGCTTGCTTACCAGAGGAAAAGGTTCCTTATGTTAACAGCCCTGGAGAGAAACACCGAATTAAACAGCTTTTGTACCAGTTGCCACCACATGATAATGAG GTGCGGTATTGCCAGACTTTGagtgaagaggagaaaaaagagttGCAAGTGTTCAGTGCTCAGCGGAAGAAAGAAGCACTCGGAAGAGGGACGATTAAACTTCTGTCCAGAGCAGTGATGCACGCTGTGTGCGAGCAG tgtgGGTTGAAAATAAATGGAGGTGAAATTGCAGTGTTTGCCTCTCGAGCGGGCCCTGGAGTATGCTGGCACCCATCCTGTTTTGTCTGCTGCACGTGCAACGAGCTGCTGGTCGACCTCATCTATTTTTATCAGGATGGAAAAATTCACTGTGGCCGGCACCATGCTGAGCTGCTCAAACCCCGGTGTTCAGCATGTGACGAG ATAATTTTTGCTGATGAGTGCACAGAAGCAGAGGGTCGCCATTGGCACATGAAACACTTCTGCTGCCTTGAGTGCGAGACGGTCCTGGGGGGACAGAGGTACATCATGAAGGACGGCCGCCCGTTCTGCTGCGGCTGCTTCGAGTCCCTGTACGCCGAGTACTGTGAGACCTGCGGCGAGCATATTG GTGTGGACCATGCGCAGATGACCTACGACGGGCGGCACTGGCACGCTACAGAGGCCTGCTTTTCCTGCGCCCAGTGCAAAACCTCTCTGTTGGGATGCCCCTTCCTTCCCAAACAAGGTCAGATTTATTGCTCAAAGACATGCAGCCTCGGTGAAGACGTCCATGCCTCGGATTCTTCGGACTCTGCGTTCCAGTCGGCTCGATCAAGAGACTCCAGAAGAAGTGTCCGGATGGGCAAAAGCAGCCGGTCAGCAGATCAGTGTCGACAGTCTCTCCTCTTGTCCCCTGCTCTGAACTACAAGTTCCCTGGCCTTTCAGGCAATGCCGACGACACCCTTTCTCGGAAACTGGATGATCTGAGTCTTTCCAGGCAAGGAGCAAGTTTCGTCAATGAAGAATTTTGGAAAGGCAGAGTAGAGCACGAAACCCCAGAAGACCCTGAAGAATGGGCTGAGCATGAAGATTATATGACGCAGCTGCTCCTCAAGTTTGGTGATAAAAGCCTCTTTCAGCAGCAGCCCAATGAGATGGACATTCGAGCCAGTGAGCACTGGATATCTGATAACATGGTTAAAAATAAGACCGAGTTAAAGCAAAATAACCAGAGCCTTGCAAGTAAAAAATACCAATCTGATATGTATTGGGCACAGTCACAAGATGGACTGGGCGATTCTGCTTATGGCAGCCACCCGGGCCCTGCGAGCAGTCGAAGGCTCCAGGAATTGGATCTGGACCATGGGGCTTCGGGATATAATCATGATCAAACACAGTGGTATGAAGATTCCCTGGAGTGTTTGTCAGACTTGAAACCAGAGCAGAGTGTTCGGGATTCTATGGATTCTTTGGCTTTGTCTAATATCACAG GGGCTTCGGTGGATGGAGAAAGCAAGCCAAGGCCATCGTTATATTCTCTGCAAAACTTCGAGGAAATAGAGGCAGAAGATTGTGAGAAAATGAGCAATATGGGGACTTTGAACTCTTCCATGCTGCACAGGAGCACAGAGTCCTTGAAGAGTCTCAGTTCAGAGTTGTGTCCAGAAAAAATCCTGCCTGAGGAGAAAccagtccacctgccagtgctcCGAAGGTCCAAGTCTCAGTCCAGGCCACAGCAGGTCAAGTTTTCGGATGATGTCATTGACAACGGAAGCTATGAGAACATCGAAATCCGGCAGCCCCCGATGAGTGAGAGAACTCGGAGACGGGTGTACCATTTTGAAGAAAGGGGACCCCGGTCTCATCACCATCGCCGCAGAAGAAGTAGGAAGTCCCGCTCGGACAATGCTTTGAACCTTGTTACAGAAAGAAAATACTCTCCCAAGGACGGGCTGCGGCTTTATGCCCCTGATAACTATGAGAAGTTTATCCAGAGTAAGAGCGCGCGGGAGATCCAGGCCTACGTGCGGAACGCTGAGCTCTACGGGCAGTACGCCCGTGCCGCTTCCAGCTATACCCTGCGGAGCCCGGGGGGACCTCGATTCCTGGGGCTCCATGGGGAAGACGACGGCTCTTGGTGCTCCTCcaccacctcttcctcctccgACTCAGAAGAAGAAGGATACTTTCTTGGACAACCAATTCCTCAGCCCCGGCCGCAGAGATATGCATACTATACAGACGACCTTTCTAGTCCAACTTCTGCACTCCCCACTCCTCAGTTTGGCCAGAGGACAactaaatccaagaagaaaaagggaCACAAGGGCAAAAACTGTATCATTTCTTAA